Genomic window (Streptomyces sp. NBC_01431):
CGGCCGCGACCCCGCACGGCCAGATCACCGTGGTCGGCCCCGACCCGGTCGCGGTCACTGCGTTCCTGCGGCCCCGCCACGTCGCGACGTTGCCGGGCGTCGGACCGGCCACCGCGAAAACCCTCGCCCAGTTCGGCATCCTCACCATCGGCCAGCTCGCCGACACCCCGCCCGCCACCCTGGCCCGCCTCCTCGGCCTCGCAACCGCGCGCGAACTCCACACCCGCGCCCGCGGCATCGACGACCGCCCCGTCCAGCGCGCCGCGCTGGTGCGCTCCACCACCGCCAGCCACCGCTTCACCCACGACGAACTCGACCCGGCCGCCCACCACCGGGCCCTGCGCGCCCTGGCCGAAGAGCTCGGACTGGCGCCTGCGCGGCAGCCGGGAGGTCTGCCGCAGCCTCGCGCTGACCGTGCGCTACGCGGACAACTCCACCACCACCCGCAGCCACCGGCTGCCCGAGGCAACCGCACACTCCGCCGCCCTCGCCCGCACCACCCAGGACCTGTACCAGTCACTCGGACTGCAACGGGCCCGCGTCACCGCCGTGTCGCTGCGCGCCGACGGCCTCGCCCCGGCCGACCATGCCCACCACCAGCTGCTCCTGGACCCCGGCGACGACAAGGCCCGCCGCATCGAGCAGGTCGCCGATGCCGCCCGCGCCAAGTACGGCCCGCACGCCATCGGCCCGGCCACCCTCGCCACCCACCAGCCCTCCCCGCCCGGCCGCGCCCACCGCCCTCCGGTACGACGAACACCCCTGTAGGAGCCCCTGTGAGACCCGAGCGCTTCCGCCAGTTCTGCCTCGACACCCTGCCCCAGCATGGGCCCGACATCACCGCGGCCGAGGTATGGGAGGGCGACGGCGCCCCGCCGTTCGGCATCGTGATCACCTTCGCGAACGGCAGCCGTCTGTGGGCCACCATCACCGGCGTCCTGGCCCCCGGCACCAAAGTCGACGACGCCGACATGCCGGTCACCGGAACCGCACCCGAACCCGTCGCGCTGCCCGCGCTGTGCATCGACGGCCAGACCAGCCCGGCGCTCGCCGAGGCTTACCTCGCAGCAGTTCTCGCCCAGAGCGGTAACAATGAAGTCTCCAACATCTACGGCTACCAGCAGCGCTTGAACCAGGCAGCCGCCTACCCCGGCGTAGGGATCGGCTTCCACAACGGCGCCCGCATCTACATGCCGATCACGCACACTTCCCGGCCCGGCCAGAACATGGGGCGCGAACCGTACCGGCTGCAGAAGGATTTCTAGCCCATTCTCTGATCTGGAGATGCAAGACCGTTCCAGCAGCCGCTGCCTGCACGTTTCGGCACTGGCGTGGTCAAAGCAGCCTGCGCCGCGCGTCCGCCTCTCTAGACTTTCGGACTCGGCAACAGAGAGGGTGACTCATGTCCACTGGCGTCATCGAGTTCTACTGCGAGGGCCCGTGCCGCAGTTGCTGTCGTGTCGGTGAACTCGCGGGGAATGACACCTACGTCGACGTGCGAGAAGTCAAAGTCAAGGCAGGTGGTGACGGCTGGACGGCCAAGGGTGAGGGGGTTAGCCCTTGCCCCAGGTGCGGGGCCATGGCCCGGATGATCACCCACCGGGTCCCTTTGGAGCTTCAAGGGCTGTCCTGCTCGCAGGGTCACGAGGCTGCTGATTACCAGGTCGCTCTTTCGTGCGTCACCACTGATGCCCGGCAATTCACCTTCACGGCATCCATTACCTGTCCGGTGTGCGCCAGAAAGTCCGTCTTCCGAAGGCTGATCGAGAGTCTGCGCCGAGTCAGACGGATTCAAGTAGGCCCAACCGGCGTAGAACTTGAACTTGAGAATGGCACCAGATTCGCCGCTGAGTAGGTCCAGCACCCACGCCTCAGTTGGCCTGCCTCCTGGAGCAGGCTCTGCCAGCATGCTGGCAGAGCCTGGAGGTCAGGTGCCCGTTCGGCGCGCTCGCGGAACGTGGGCATTCCTAGATGTTGCGGGGTCGTGAGGTTGTTGACAGGGTGCTGGCGGTGTCCGCAGTTGGCGACCCGCCTGTGACATGAGCGCGAGGCGGTGGCGGACAGCTTTGGGGGCGGTTCCTGTAGTCGGTTACTTGTTGGCGAGTCGGGCCTTTTGACCCTGTTGCCGCAGGTGTTCACCCCGCCCCGGTGGTACTCGCTGGGGCGCTGACGCCGTACATGCGGCCGGTCGCCAACGTGCGGGAGACGACCGGCCGCGCAAGCACTCTCGGGAGCACTCCGGATCACCGTACGGCCGCACTGATGCTCCTGCAGATCACCAGCACCCGGACCAGTCCTGGTGGCGCGCTCCGCGTGCGCCCCGCCGCGACAGCTCCGCAGCGGCCAGGAAGTCAGCCAGAGTGGAAGCCAGGCCCTCATAGGGGTGACGCGCGCGGAGCCATTCGTGGGGTTGTACGCCGACACGGGCCGCTATCTCTTGACGCGTGATCACTTCTCGCGGGTGGCTGCTGTCAGCGTTCGCGTAATTCCCCACCTCGACGTTCTTCGTCCCCACGTGCCGACACCCACACGGTGGTTTCGGCCGAGGAGGCCGCCCGATCTCGAAGTGTGCGGGTCGAGCCGGGCCGTCAAGGACGCCTTCGGCGTCGCCAAGGCGATGAGCTGCGCTCATCCTTGACTGCCCGCCCCGCCCCCGAACCTCTGCTGGCTATCGGGCGGCCCGGGGAGGTGCGACATCCCCATGGAGACGACGGAGTAACTCCGCCATCCCCATGGCCCATTCCGTGACGCTGGGGGTGGGGAATATCGGCGGCGTTCACAGCGCGCGCCGCCATCGCCCTGGCCGGTTTCTCCGCCGTCCTTGCCCCTGCTACTCCGGCATCCGCCACTGCCCCCGCCCTCACAGCCCAGTCCTCCCCCGCGCTGCGGCGTGCACTGCCGGAGCCGCCTCCGGCCGACGTCGCCCGCAACGAGCTCGGAGACCTGAACGTCGAGGCTCCCCACGCCATGACCGGTTACAGCCGGGCCAAGTTCCCGCACTGGGCCAAGCAATACGGCGAGTGCGACACCCGCGAGGGCGTCCTGCAGCGCGACGGCCAGAACGTCGTCCAGGACGACAAATGCCGCGCAATCTTGGGAACTTGGTGCAGCGAGTACGACGGCAAGACCCTCACCGCCTCAGGTCAGGTCGACATCGACCACATGGTGCCGCTCGCGGCCGGATGGCGGACCGGCGCGGACCTGTGGGACACCGCCAAGCGCAAGGCCTTCGCCAACGACCTGGTGCACTCCCAGCTGATCGCCGTCTCCGCCGCCTCCAACCGGTCCAAGGGCGACCAGACCCCCGACCTGTGGAAGCCTCCGCTGAAATCGTACTGGTGCACGTACTCGCGGGCCTGGATCGACGTGAAGCACGTCTATCAACTCAACGTCACCGAGCCGGAGAAGACGGCGCTCGGCGAGATGCTCGACACCTGCGACCGCTGATGCCCATCCCGGAACCGGCGGTGTGCGACGACCAGGTCAGCGCCGGTCCGGGCGGGGCGATGACCGACGACGTCGGCGTGATTACCGGCGATCTGACCGTCCGCACCACCCGCCAGGCCGACAACCGCGTTGCCATCGCCGTCCAATACAGCGGCGCGGACGAGTGGTACACCCTGACCGGCAGCCCTGCTGTCGTGCCCGACGGTGAACTGGAGGAGTACCACCACCGCCTCCTGGACGCGATCGAAGCCGGCGCGGAAGCTATCGCCCCTGTATGACCACGGACCGGTGCCCGATGGCCACGGGCGCCGGTCACGCCGGCAGGCGCGGTCGCCACACCTCCGCGGGGTTTCTTCACGGCTGTTGGCGGGCCACGCGCGCCAGGTCGACGCCGCTCGGCTCGGTGCTCACGCGATCACCTCCCCGGTGCCGTCGTCGTCCAGCGGGCGCGCGGCGATGGGCATGGGCCACCGGCACGCAATGCTCTGGCGCTGCCCGTGAAGGCTCGCGATCCGTGCTCTGGCACGCTGTCCCGGTGGACGCTCTCATCGGAACTCAAGTACCTCGTCAGCGACTGGCTGATCCGGCCTCGGCGGTCGCGGCTCTGGAGGAGGCCGTCCCCCGGCCTCGGCGTCCTTCGACATACGGTTCCAGCTGGCATCGACTGGGCGCGGGTCGAGGAATGCCTGACCACGGAGCTGCCCTCCGACTACAAGCTGCTTGCCAACAGCTACCCGTCCTTGGCCTTCGGCGACTTCCTTTGCGTCGGCTTCCCGATCCCCGGGCAGGAACGGGCCTGGTCAGAGGACCCCGAAGGCCTTGAGATCCTCGCTGAGTGGTGTGCGGACGCAGAGATGTCGACTCCGCTGCACCCCTTTCCTGCCCCTGGGGGCCTGCTGCCCTGGGCCACGTCGAACCAGGGCGACTACTTCCTCTGGAACACCACAGGGTCTGGTCCCGACTCATGGACTGTCACCGTAGCCTCACGCAGCGGCGGCTGGTGGCACTACACAGGAGGCGCGGTTCAGTTCCTCGCCGACCTGATCAGCGGAGCTTTGGAACTGTGGGAGCTGCCGTCGGTACGGCCTCACGTCGAGGCCTTCTGAGCGAACGACGGCTCTAAGACTTGCTCGTGTTCACCATGTCGTCGCACACGAAGAGACAGACCGGTCCCGGGCACAACTACATCCCGTGCGAACGGGAGTGTCGCCCCCCGCCACCTGACGATGCACCGGGCGGTCGTAATGCGCTCCAACTGGGGGCCACATCGGCAGGTTTCAGGCGCCGGTGTGCGTGTCGAATCCCAGGGCCTGGACGTGCCTGGCGAGCTCGGGCGCGGCCACGGCGAGCATGTCGTCGAACCGGGTGGGGACGCTGCCGTCGGCGGCCGGGCGATTAGGCCGCACTCGAGTCGGCGGTACAGGCGGTCTACGGCTCGCTTGTGCTCTCTCAGGGGCATGGGGGCGGGGGTATCGGCGACCCGGGTTGGTCCTCGCGGCGCCCGGTGGGCGGCGACTGACCGCCGCGGGGCTGGATTCCAGCCAACCAGCCGAGACTCGTTGACCGTGTACATACAGAGTGTGAGTGTGGTGGGTCGCTGCCGCATACACGGGGTCCTTCCGGGGGGCACGGGCGGCAGGCAGGTCCAGAAGGAGAACCGCTTGTGATACGCCCAACGTCAAAGCGTTCGTTATTAAGGCGACTTGCCATTCGAGCCAGAGCCGAGCGAACGCCACGCCCGGCCAGGCCGTCCAGGACACGACTCGTCACGCTCCTGAGCGCCATGGCGCTCGTGGTCCCCGTGGCTCTGGGCGCCGCCCAGAGCGCAAACGCCACGGCGCCCTCGCCCCATCCGCAGTCCGCCCGGGCCGCCGCCGACGCCGCCGCCCGGGCGGTAGCCGGTCGGACCGCCCGCCAGATCGCTGCGGCCGACTCCGGCGCGGCCACATCGAAGCGGCCTGACTACAGCACCACCGTGCTCACCGTGGACAACAAGCCGACCGGCGCCCTGGGCGGCCCGGCAGGCAGCATGACGTTCGATCAGCTCGCCGCACTCGCGCCGCATACTGGCAAGGGGGTACCGCGGCACTCCTCGAACACCCCCGCCCTCTCCGCAGCGCCCGCCGGACAGGACGATATGACGGTCGACGAATGCCGCAAGCACGATGCGGCCTTCTCGGGCCAAGGCTGGGGTAAGTCACGCTTCGTCTCCTGCCAGGCGCACGGACTCCATTTCCTGCGGATCGACTGCTGGTTCTGGGATATCGGCTGTCGTGTCACCGGCGCGGCGGACGTCGATGTCACGGACATTCAGTACACCCAGAACGTGGGCCGCGTCGCCGACGTGCTCCAGGTCTTCAACAACTGGTTCGTCTGGCGCAAGATGAACAGCCAGGTGATGAGTTCCAACGTGGCGTGCGATGCGGAACGGAATTCTGGAGCCTGCCAGCCGGGGGTCTTCTCCGGCCCGTACACCGCCACGCTGGGGGAGATGTCCCACGAGAATGGCGGCACCGCCAGCCGGTTCTACGACTTCACCCAGCCGGAATCCGCGGGCTGGGGGCCGGACAAGCTCAGCTACGCTTCCCTGAGTTGGCACTTCAAGGTGGACGACGCCGAACCTGATCACGCAGACGGGCCGAAGAGCCAGTTCCGCTGCGATTCGGCCACCTACATCGTCAACACCAACGCGAGCGTGGGCTGCGTCTTCCCGTGGGTCACCGAGACCATGCAGTTCTCCGTCCAGCAGTCGAAGACGGCGGCGCAGCACATTCTCACAGCGCTGTACCACACCGACCAGACGCTCCCCGAGAAATCCGGAAAGGTGATTCCGGGCAAGCCCGGCACCAGCCCGCTGCACAGGACCACGAACGCGAGCCTCATCAATTCCCATCGAGACGTGGCCATTCCGACCTGTCAGTTCTACTGGCCGGGATACCCGTCAAATGGCCTGGAATGCGACGAGTTCCCCTTCGCCAGCACTCTTGAAGGGGCGACACTCGACGACAACTTCTCAGTTGAGGCGATTCCCGGGGCCGACAACTCCTCCGGCGGAGGTGTCATGAACGCCTTCTACAGTTATCGCAGGATCATCGGGGACGACACCGACAAGGTGAACGATCCCTTCTTCGTCGACGTCGGCTTCTAGGCTCTCCGAGCCTTCCGGCGCCGAGGATTCCGACCGTGTGCGATGGTGCCCGCAGCAGTCTCCGGGCACCATCGCACCGTGCACCGACGGCCTGCCACCGATTCCGGGAAGAGTCCCGCCATGAGCCCCGACAGCTTGCCCCGACCGACCTTGATCGCCTCCGCTGAAGGCGAGGTCCTCGCTGAGCGAAACATGTTCCGCCTGGACGACATCGGCTCCCTCCTCGCCCTCGACGAGGACGACGAACCACCCGTTCCCGACGGGGAACTGGTGACGAGCGCGTACGGTTCCGCGATCTTCAGCAGTACACTCTCGCACCACTATCCACGGGTGACGCTGGAACACTGGTCCGCCCGCCCGGCCCCGCCCGGGCGGAACTGGGAGCTCGACGCCGAGGTACACCTGGAAATCGACGGCGGCCAGATCGGCCTGTCGTCCGGTGCCTCCCGGCTTCCGGGACCCCACCGCCTCAGCGTGCCCCGCGGACCGTACACCCTCGCGGTGTGGTGCCTCGGCCGGGAAGCTACGCGCATACGGCACGCGGCAGGCGAGGCCACGCCCCATGGCGTG
Coding sequences:
- a CDS encoding DinB/UmuC family translesion DNA polymerase — translated: MRYADNSTTTRSHRLPEATAHSAALARTTQDLYQSLGLQRARVTAVSLRADGLAPADHAHHQLLLDPGDDKARRIEQVADAARAKYGPHAIGPATLATHQPSPPGRAHRPPVRRTPL
- a CDS encoding GmrSD restriction endonuclease domain-containing protein, producing the protein MALAGFSAVLAPATPASATAPALTAQSSPALRRALPEPPPADVARNELGDLNVEAPHAMTGYSRAKFPHWAKQYGECDTREGVLQRDGQNVVQDDKCRAILGTWCSEYDGKTLTASGQVDIDHMVPLAAGWRTGADLWDTAKRKAFANDLVHSQLIAVSAASNRSKGDQTPDLWKPPLKSYWCTYSRAWIDVKHVYQLNVTEPEKTALGEMLDTCDR
- a CDS encoding SMI1/KNR4 family protein, which produces MKARDPCSGTLSRWTLSSELKYLVSDWLIRPRRSRLWRRPSPGLGVLRHTVPAGIDWARVEECLTTELPSDYKLLANSYPSLAFGDFLCVGFPIPGQERAWSEDPEGLEILAEWCADAEMSTPLHPFPAPGGLLPWATSNQGDYFLWNTTGSGPDSWTVTVASRSGGWWHYTGGAVQFLADLISGALELWELPSVRPHVEAF
- a CDS encoding NucA/NucB deoxyribonuclease domain-containing protein, producing MALVVPVALGAAQSANATAPSPHPQSARAAADAAARAVAGRTARQIAAADSGAATSKRPDYSTTVLTVDNKPTGALGGPAGSMTFDQLAALAPHTGKGVPRHSSNTPALSAAPAGQDDMTVDECRKHDAAFSGQGWGKSRFVSCQAHGLHFLRIDCWFWDIGCRVTGAADVDVTDIQYTQNVGRVADVLQVFNNWFVWRKMNSQVMSSNVACDAERNSGACQPGVFSGPYTATLGEMSHENGGTASRFYDFTQPESAGWGPDKLSYASLSWHFKVDDAEPDHADGPKSQFRCDSATYIVNTNASVGCVFPWVTETMQFSVQQSKTAAQHILTALYHTDQTLPEKSGKVIPGKPGTSPLHRTTNASLINSHRDVAIPTCQFYWPGYPSNGLECDEFPFASTLEGATLDDNFSVEAIPGADNSSGGGVMNAFYSYRRIIGDDTDKVNDPFFVDVGF